In a single window of the Labrus mixtus chromosome 20, fLabMix1.1, whole genome shotgun sequence genome:
- the nmt1a gene encoding glycylpeptide N-tetradecanoyltransferase 1 has product MADENETAPMPEKEDVEDHGHCSDCENEEHHFEDGDRGLGDDTGAKKKKKKQKKKKKAGAPEAAQDPLAKVNSLPADKLQEIQKAIELFSVGQGPAKTMEEATRRSYQFWDTQPVPKLGETVTSHGSIEPDKDVIREEPYSLPQGFSWDTLDLGDAAVLKELYTLLNENYVEDDDNMFRFDYSPEFLLWALRPPGWLPQWHCGVRVNSNQKLVGFISAIPANISIYDIEKKMVEINFLCVHKKLRSKRVAPVLIREITRRVNLQGIFQAVYTAGVVLPKPVGTCRYWHRSLNPRKLIEVKFSHLSRNMTMQRTMKLYRLPEAPKTQGLRPMTKKDVPVVHRLLREYLSQFHLAPAMNQEEVEHWLLPQENIIDTYLVENDGKVTDFLSFYTLPSTIMNHPVHRSLKAAYSFYNVHTTTPMLDLMSDALILAKSKGFDVFNALDLMENKTFLEKLKFGIGDGNLQYYLYNWKCPSMGSEKVGLVLQ; this is encoded by the exons ATGGCGGATGAGAATGAGACAGCACCGATGCCGGAGAAAGAAGATGTAGAGGACCACGGACACTGCAGCGACTGTGAAAACGAAGAGCACCACTTTGAAGATGG TGACAGGGGTCTGGGTGACGACACTGgtgccaagaagaagaaaaagaagcagaaaaagaagaagaaagcaggtGCCCCAGAAGCAGCTCAGGACCCCCTTGCCAAG GTGAATTCATTGCCAGCTGATAAGCTCCAGGAGATCCAAAAGGCCATTGAACTGTTCTCTGTAGGCCAGGGTCCTGCCAAAACAATGGAGGAGGCCACTCGGAGGAGTTACCAGTTCTGGGACACACAGCCTGTGCCCAAACTAG GGGAGACGGTTACATCACATGGCTCCATTGAACCTGACAAAGACGTCATCCGCGAAGAGCCCTACAGCCTCCCACAGGGATTCAGCTGGGACACCCTCGACTTGGGGGACGCCGCGGTG CTCAAGGAGCTGTACACCCTTCTCAATGAGAATTATGTGGAAGATGACGACAACATGTTCAGATTTGACTACTCCCCTGAGTTCCTGCTCTG GGCCCTGCGGCCCCCTGGCTGGTTGCCCCAGTGGCATTGTGGGGTGAGGGTTAACTCCAACCAGAAGCTGGTCGGCTTCATCAGTGCCATACCTGCCAATATCTCTATCTACGACAT agaaaagaaaatggttGAGATCAATTTCCTCTGCGTCCACAAGAAGCTTCGCTCCAAACGAGTCGCTCCGGTCCTGATCAGAGAAATCACCAGACGGGTCAACCTGCAGGGTATCTTTCAGGCTGTTTACACTGCTGGAGTGGTCCTGCCCAAACCTGTGGGCACATGCAG GTACTGGCATCGCTCTTTGAACCCTCGCAAGCTAATTGAGGTGAAGTTCTCCCACCTGAGCAGGAACATGACAATGCAGCGCACCATGAAGTTGTATCGTCTGCCTGag GCTCCTAAGACTCAAGGTCTACGGCCAATGACTAAGAAGGACGTGCCGGTGGTGCATCGCCTTCTCCGCGAGTACCTGAGCCAGTTCCATCTGGCGCCCGCCATGAACCAGGAAGAAGTAGAACACTGGCTGCTTCCCCAGGAGAACATTATCGACACTTACCTGGTGGAG AACGACGGCAAAGTGACTGATTTCCTGAGTTTCTACACTCTGCCCTCTACCATCATGAACCACCCTGTGCACCGCAGTCTAAAAGCAGCATACTCCTTCTACAACGTCCACACCACCACCCCAATGCTCGACCTCATGTCTGACGCCCTCATTCTGGCCAAATcg AAAGGGTTCGATGTCTTCAATGCACTGGATCTAATGGAAAACAAGACTTTCTTGGAGAAGCTTAAGTTCGGCATCGGTGACGGAAATCTACAGTATTATCTGTACAATTGGAAGTGTCCCAGCATGGGCTCAGAAAAG